From the genome of Bordetella sp. H567, one region includes:
- a CDS encoding glycoside hydrolase produces MHIVALLILLAAMPASVAAHAAITLQNALWTIELRPDTLAIKATPAPDGPALSHVPDGGPGTEGSSHHGASPQANAAAALRAPAGVDVSRGGPAHRTQDVRATATQAAWQWDQGKYRVTARLDGRDLALSIQARDAGPLAILRQPAAAMGRALALPLAEGHYIAGDSTHWRDFLPRELAAFDTSADISLPLWTMDHGAYTLSWILENRYNNTAGFQRDGGGLAMSLDHLFTPLDRQPDSALPDTGTRGTPDTAPLTPMSLILHLGGPDPLAGAKRYRARLIEQGRYRRLEEKIRAVPLAGRLPGATHLYLWGNGLLADKDVRDWPGLLSRLQGDGGLSAALRARMDQDMKAAIRNAADNPVPAHRQWAMRAINTAFDALAREAWQTAAPDMHVLSRRYGELRREAAQAFGATLSADPARWGAGVSIDTIEALRRAGLQRLWIGLGEGWEGGLWHPEAIGAGADAGYLLAPYDSYETALPPGQQPSWASAQLGLAAYRDCGITRLDGRLQAGFQGAGHYTDPACVRPLLQARVRAILRAVPFNSWFLDVYATGMAFDNHAPHRALPQARYVAESAASLAWMTDTLHLPAGSEGGNAAADGILFAHGMQTPVIGWTDPDLQRNAGSPYFLGAWYPEDEPARFFKPVAAKPRHAAIHFDPAARLPLYQAVYHGAVITTHHWLFDNLKLRNVGRENTLVQLLYNVPPLFHLSAGTLPRRLPEIVRHDAFFRPLHERLATQALVEFSWLTADRRVQRTVFEDGTRLVANFRTTDFCLADACIPAGSIAAFLPGVPLPTVYRAEPARHGFPDGWIS; encoded by the coding sequence TTGCACATCGTCGCCCTTCTGATCCTGCTTGCGGCCATGCCGGCCAGCGTTGCGGCCCATGCGGCCATCACGCTGCAAAACGCGCTGTGGACCATCGAACTGCGCCCTGACACGCTGGCCATCAAGGCCACGCCTGCCCCGGACGGGCCGGCCCTGTCCCATGTGCCGGACGGCGGACCCGGCACGGAAGGCAGCAGCCACCACGGCGCATCGCCGCAAGCGAATGCCGCTGCGGCCCTCCGCGCCCCGGCCGGCGTCGACGTGTCGCGAGGCGGCCCGGCCCATCGGACACAGGATGTGCGCGCCACGGCAACCCAGGCCGCATGGCAATGGGATCAAGGCAAATACCGCGTGACGGCGCGGCTGGACGGCCGCGACCTGGCGCTTTCCATACAGGCCCGGGATGCTGGCCCGCTGGCCATCCTGCGCCAGCCGGCCGCCGCGATGGGCCGGGCGCTGGCGCTGCCGCTGGCCGAGGGCCACTACATAGCCGGCGACAGCACGCACTGGCGCGACTTCCTGCCACGGGAGCTGGCCGCATTCGACACGTCCGCGGACATCAGCCTGCCCCTGTGGACCATGGATCACGGGGCCTACACGCTGTCGTGGATCCTGGAGAACCGCTACAACAATACGGCCGGTTTCCAGCGCGACGGCGGCGGGCTGGCGATGTCGCTGGACCACCTGTTCACGCCGCTCGACCGGCAGCCGGATAGCGCCCTGCCCGATACGGGCACGCGCGGTACGCCCGACACCGCGCCGTTGACGCCCATGTCACTGATCCTGCACCTGGGCGGCCCGGACCCGCTGGCGGGCGCCAAGCGGTATCGCGCTAGGCTGATCGAGCAAGGCCGCTACCGCCGGCTGGAAGAAAAGATACGCGCCGTCCCGCTGGCGGGGCGGCTGCCTGGGGCCACCCACCTTTATCTTTGGGGCAATGGCCTGCTCGCGGACAAGGACGTCAGGGACTGGCCAGGCTTGCTGTCGCGCCTGCAGGGCGACGGCGGCTTGTCCGCGGCGCTGCGCGCGCGCATGGACCAGGACATGAAAGCCGCCATCCGGAACGCGGCGGACAACCCCGTGCCAGCCCACCGGCAGTGGGCGATGCGGGCCATCAACACGGCCTTCGATGCGCTGGCACGGGAGGCCTGGCAAACCGCGGCGCCCGACATGCACGTGCTGTCGAGGCGGTATGGCGAACTTCGCCGTGAAGCGGCACAGGCCTTCGGCGCGACGCTGTCCGCGGATCCCGCCCGCTGGGGAGCGGGCGTGTCCATCGATACCATCGAAGCCCTGCGCCGGGCTGGCCTGCAACGCCTGTGGATAGGATTGGGCGAAGGTTGGGAAGGCGGCCTGTGGCATCCGGAAGCGATAGGCGCCGGCGCCGATGCGGGCTATCTGCTTGCGCCCTACGACTCCTACGAAACGGCGCTGCCGCCGGGCCAGCAGCCCAGCTGGGCCTCGGCCCAACTTGGCTTGGCGGCATACCGCGATTGCGGCATCACCCGCCTGGATGGACGCCTGCAAGCCGGCTTCCAGGGTGCCGGGCACTACACCGATCCGGCCTGCGTCAGGCCCTTGCTGCAAGCCCGCGTGCGCGCCATCCTGCGGGCCGTGCCGTTCAACAGCTGGTTCCTGGATGTCTATGCGACCGGCATGGCGTTCGACAACCATGCTCCACACCGCGCGCTGCCGCAGGCGCGCTACGTCGCCGAAAGCGCAGCCAGCCTGGCCTGGATGACCGACACGCTCCATCTGCCGGCCGGATCGGAGGGCGGCAACGCCGCGGCCGACGGCATTCTGTTCGCGCACGGCATGCAGACGCCCGTGATCGGATGGACGGACCCGGACCTGCAACGCAATGCAGGGTCCCCCTACTTCCTGGGCGCCTGGTATCCGGAAGACGAGCCGGCCAGGTTCTTCAAGCCCGTCGCCGCGAAACCCCGCCATGCCGCGATCCATTTCGATCCGGCCGCGCGCCTGCCGCTGTACCAGGCCGTTTATCACGGCGCCGTCATCACCACGCATCACTGGCTGTTCGACAACCTGAAGCTGCGCAACGTGGGCCGGGAGAACACGCTGGTCCAGCTGCTGTACAACGTGCCGCCGCTGTTTCATCTGAGCGCCGGGACGCTGCCGCGCCGGCTGCCGGAAATCGTGCGCCACGACGCGTTTTTCCGGCCACTGCACGAGCGCCTGGCGACCCAGGCACTGGTGGAATTTTCCTGGTTGACGGCCGATCGGCGGGTGCAACGGACGGTCTTCGAGGACGGCACCCGCCTGGTCGCCAATTTCCGCACGACGGACTTTTGCCTGGCGGATGCCTGCATACCCGCCGGGTCGATCGCGGCATTTCTTCCTGGCGTCCCCCTGCCCACCGTCTATCGCGCCGAGCCGGCGCGGCACGGATTTCCGGACGGCTGGATTTCCTGA
- a CDS encoding class I SAM-dependent methyltransferase, with translation MSQTFPPPLDAASRAHAERTAAHLRSAIAQAGGWLSFEHWMAEALYAPGLGYYAAGSAKLAESAGDPQLAGDFITAPELTPLFGQVLAAQAAQVLRQTGTLNVLEFGAGTGALAEQVLASLDAEGLHVRYCIVEVSADLRARQQARLAAHGERVAWLDRLPDAFEGCVLANEVLDAMPVQVFRWDDTGALLERGVVATPEGGFAWSDRPAPPRLAQVMAERMPPLEGYVSEVNLRGEAWVRGMGQWLRRGAALLIDYGFPRHEYYHPQRAAGTLMCHLRHHAHADPFLAPGLQDITAHVDFTAMADAALAGGLDVLGYLSQAKFLVNAGLMERMAQLDPNDAATYARAIAPVQKLLSEAEMGELFKVLAVGRDVTPPLAGFRRGDRRAML, from the coding sequence ATGTCGCAGACCTTCCCCCCGCCCCTGGATGCCGCATCCCGCGCCCATGCCGAGCGCACGGCCGCGCATCTGCGATCGGCGATCGCCCAGGCGGGCGGGTGGCTGTCCTTCGAACACTGGATGGCCGAGGCCCTGTACGCGCCCGGCCTGGGCTACTACGCCGCCGGCAGCGCCAAGCTGGCGGAATCGGCCGGCGACCCGCAGCTGGCAGGGGACTTCATCACCGCGCCCGAGCTGACGCCGCTGTTCGGCCAGGTACTGGCCGCGCAGGCCGCCCAGGTGCTGCGGCAGACCGGCACGTTGAACGTACTGGAGTTCGGCGCCGGCACCGGCGCGCTGGCCGAACAGGTGCTGGCCAGCCTGGACGCCGAAGGACTGCACGTGCGCTATTGCATCGTCGAGGTCTCGGCCGACCTGCGCGCACGCCAGCAGGCGCGGCTGGCGGCGCATGGCGAACGGGTCGCCTGGCTGGACCGGCTGCCGGATGCATTCGAAGGCTGCGTGCTGGCCAACGAAGTGCTGGACGCCATGCCGGTACAGGTGTTCCGTTGGGACGATACGGGCGCGCTGCTGGAACGCGGGGTCGTGGCAACGCCGGAAGGCGGCTTTGCCTGGTCGGACCGCCCGGCGCCGCCGCGCCTGGCCCAGGTCATGGCCGAGCGCATGCCACCCCTGGAAGGCTATGTCTCCGAAGTCAATCTGCGGGGCGAAGCCTGGGTGCGCGGCATGGGCCAATGGCTGCGGCGCGGCGCCGCGCTGCTCATCGATTATGGTTTTCCGCGCCATGAGTACTACCACCCGCAGCGCGCCGCCGGCACGCTGATGTGCCACCTGCGCCATCATGCGCATGCCGATCCCTTCCTGGCGCCCGGCCTGCAGGACATCACCGCGCACGTGGATTTCACCGCCATGGCCGACGCCGCGCTGGCAGGCGGACTGGACGTGCTGGGCTATCTGTCCCAGGCCAAGTTCCTGGTGAACGCGGGCCTGATGGAACGCATGGCGCAGCTGGATCCCAACGATGCCGCCACCTATGCGCGCGCCATCGCGCCCGTGCAGAAGCTGCTGTCCGAAGCCGAAATGGGCGAGCTGTTCAAGGTACTGGCCGTGGGCCGTGACGTGACACCGCCGCTGGCCGGCTTCCGGCGCGGCGACCGGCGCGCGATGCTGTAG
- a CDS encoding tRNA CCA-pyrophosphorylase (catalyzes the addition and repair of the 3'-terminal CCA sequence in tRNA; these proteins belong to the CCA-adding enzyme subfamily 2 which does not have phosphohydrolase activity), producing the protein MVTDPVLDGLRAYIVGGAVRDELLGLPAGDRDWVVVGATPEAMTRRGFVPVGGDFPVFLHPRTHEEYALARTERKSGRGYKGFTFYTGSDVTLEEDLARRDLTVNAIARDADGRLIDPLGGVRDIHARVLRHVGEAFAEDPVRILRLARFAARFGDFSVAPETLALCRAMVDAGEADALVPERVWKELSRGLMAAQPSRMMDVLAQAQALPRILPGLRVDDAVKADLDEAARRDLPLPGRYALLCRASPQGAELSARLRVPTECADHARLLPVVLDGLDALAAGPGVPHDAARRLALMERCDALRKPDRFIELLRTAGVRTAVDPAAWQAALQAMRGVDAGAIARQYPKQPDCIKEALREARLRAVREVLE; encoded by the coding sequence CTGGTGACCGATCCGGTGCTGGACGGCCTGCGTGCCTATATCGTGGGCGGTGCCGTGCGCGACGAGCTGCTTGGGCTGCCGGCGGGCGACCGCGATTGGGTGGTGGTGGGCGCGACACCCGAAGCCATGACCCGCCGCGGTTTCGTGCCCGTGGGCGGCGATTTCCCCGTATTCCTGCATCCCCGGACACACGAGGAATATGCCCTGGCGCGCACCGAACGCAAATCCGGGCGCGGCTACAAGGGCTTTACGTTCTACACCGGCAGCGACGTGACGCTGGAGGAAGACCTGGCGCGGCGCGACCTGACCGTCAACGCCATCGCGCGCGACGCCGACGGCCGCCTCATCGATCCGCTCGGTGGCGTGCGCGATATCCACGCCCGCGTCTTGCGCCATGTCGGCGAGGCCTTCGCCGAGGATCCCGTGCGCATCCTGCGGCTGGCGCGCTTCGCCGCGCGTTTCGGGGATTTCAGCGTGGCGCCGGAAACGCTGGCGTTGTGCCGTGCCATGGTCGATGCCGGGGAGGCCGACGCGCTGGTGCCGGAGCGCGTATGGAAAGAGCTGTCGCGTGGCCTGATGGCCGCGCAGCCCTCGCGCATGATGGACGTGCTGGCGCAGGCCCAGGCCTTGCCGCGTATCCTGCCCGGCTTGCGCGTGGACGATGCGGTCAAGGCCGACCTGGACGAAGCCGCGCGCCGCGATCTGCCCCTGCCGGGGCGCTACGCCCTGCTGTGCCGGGCGTCGCCGCAAGGAGCGGAGCTCTCCGCGCGGCTGCGCGTCCCCACGGAATGCGCGGACCACGCGCGGCTGCTGCCCGTGGTGCTGGACGGCCTGGATGCCCTGGCGGCCGGGCCGGGCGTCCCCCATGACGCCGCCCGGCGCCTGGCGCTGATGGAACGCTGCGACGCCTTGCGCAAGCCTGACCGCTTCATCGAGCTGCTGCGTACGGCCGGCGTGCGGACGGCGGTGGACCCGGCGGCCTGGCAAGCCGCCTTGCAGGCCATGCGCGGCGTCGATGCCGGCGCCATCGCGCGCCAGTACCCCAAGCAGCCGGATTGCATCAAGGAGGCGCTGCGCGAGGCGCGCCTGCGAGCCGTGCGCGAAGTCCTGGAATAG
- a CDS encoding lytic transglycosylase domain-containing protein, whose product MRRGESGRYQKSPAADAGRLLRRALPLLVLLTSACAPVDAQQRAGQDSPALPAAGNAPAAAVAPAVPVTTLANDPSASARPEDVSLLATEPLTPARQAVVTARDAMTRKQWSALAVVVPQAREDILGIYPEYWLLRYQVWNMPRAQWPLDQLRRFIERNPDAYLADKLRADWLLAAARSGDYDTVNKLAPVKNGNAQTDCATLEARYMTGRKVSGAEAMRAFAPGVWCWSLYDDLVANHVLGWNDLQPRLRDAIEDNKLADARRYAGYLFEPPEQKAYDAMIKDPMKWLVRQPKTPRTQAETELVTLALARLARGNLDVADSYVRREWASALPRQDLAWVRAQLALVAVLNQDPRAHDWYVEAGHIRLTQYNEEWKIRAALRQPRIDWKGVIASIDAMSPEARDEPAWIYWHARGLASIGRREEAQREYERIAGQFTFYGQLAAEELGRTITVPPRAAPPTPQEMAQARANAGLQRAVALFHLGWRGEAVPEWNYALRGMDDRQLLAAAELARRESIYDRVVNTSDRTEKQFDFTQRYIAPFEGRVAAKASQVALDPAWVYGLIRQESRFIMDARSSVGASGLMQLMPGTAKWVANKIGLSNFTPGQVNDFDTNTLLGTSYLSMVLQDLDGSQVLASAGYNAGPRRSIRWRATLTHPVEGAIFAETIPFTETRTYVKNVMANATYYAAMFTGQPQSLKQRLGQIAPQPPERTDLP is encoded by the coding sequence ATGCGTAGGGGGGAATCGGGACGTTATCAGAAATCGCCCGCGGCCGACGCCGGGCGGCTGTTGCGTCGCGCATTGCCGCTGCTGGTGCTGCTGACCTCCGCGTGCGCGCCGGTGGACGCCCAGCAGCGCGCGGGCCAGGATTCCCCCGCGCTGCCGGCCGCCGGCAATGCCCCCGCCGCCGCGGTCGCTCCTGCCGTTCCGGTCACCACCCTGGCCAACGATCCGTCCGCCAGCGCGCGGCCCGAAGACGTGTCGCTGCTGGCCACCGAGCCGCTGACCCCGGCGCGTCAGGCCGTGGTCACCGCGCGCGACGCCATGACGCGCAAGCAATGGTCGGCCCTGGCCGTCGTCGTGCCGCAGGCACGCGAGGACATCCTGGGCATCTACCCGGAATACTGGCTGCTGCGCTATCAGGTGTGGAACATGCCGCGCGCGCAATGGCCGTTGGACCAGCTGCGGCGCTTCATCGAGCGCAATCCCGACGCCTACCTGGCTGACAAGCTGCGCGCCGACTGGCTGTTGGCCGCCGCGCGTTCGGGCGACTATGACACCGTCAACAAGCTCGCGCCGGTCAAGAACGGCAACGCGCAGACCGATTGCGCCACGCTGGAAGCCCGTTACATGACGGGCAGGAAAGTCAGCGGCGCGGAAGCCATGCGCGCCTTCGCCCCAGGGGTCTGGTGCTGGTCCCTGTACGATGACCTGGTCGCCAATCATGTTCTGGGCTGGAACGACCTGCAGCCCCGGCTGCGCGATGCGATCGAGGACAACAAGCTGGCCGACGCGCGCCGGTATGCGGGTTATCTGTTCGAACCCCCCGAACAGAAAGCCTACGACGCGATGATCAAGGACCCGATGAAGTGGCTGGTGCGCCAGCCCAAAACGCCGCGCACGCAGGCCGAGACCGAGCTGGTCACCCTCGCGCTGGCACGCCTGGCGCGCGGCAATCTGGACGTGGCCGATTCCTATGTGCGGCGCGAATGGGCCAGCGCGCTGCCGCGGCAGGATCTGGCATGGGTGCGGGCGCAGCTGGCGCTGGTGGCGGTGTTGAACCAGGATCCGCGCGCGCACGACTGGTACGTCGAGGCCGGCCATATCCGCCTGACGCAGTACAACGAGGAATGGAAGATCCGCGCCGCGCTGCGGCAGCCCCGCATCGATTGGAAAGGCGTGATCGCGTCCATCGATGCCATGTCGCCGGAGGCGCGCGACGAACCCGCGTGGATCTACTGGCACGCGCGGGGCCTGGCGTCCATCGGCCGGCGCGAAGAGGCGCAGCGGGAATACGAGCGCATCGCCGGCCAGTTCACCTTCTATGGCCAGCTGGCGGCCGAGGAACTGGGCCGCACCATCACCGTGCCGCCGCGCGCCGCCCCGCCGACGCCGCAGGAAATGGCGCAGGCGCGCGCCAATGCGGGTCTGCAGCGCGCGGTGGCGCTCTTTCACCTGGGCTGGCGCGGCGAAGCCGTGCCCGAATGGAATTACGCCCTGCGCGGCATGGACGACCGCCAGTTGCTGGCCGCGGCTGAACTGGCGCGCCGGGAAAGCATCTACGACCGTGTGGTGAACACCTCGGATCGAACCGAAAAGCAGTTCGACTTCACGCAGCGCTACATCGCTCCCTTCGAAGGCCGCGTCGCCGCCAAGGCCAGCCAGGTGGCGCTGGATCCCGCCTGGGTCTACGGGCTGATCCGCCAGGAATCGCGCTTCATCATGGACGCGCGATCCTCCGTGGGTGCATCCGGGCTGATGCAGCTGATGCCGGGCACGGCCAAATGGGTGGCCAACAAGATCGGCTTGAGCAACTTCACGCCCGGGCAGGTCAACGACTTCGACACCAACACCTTGCTGGGCACCTCCTACCTGAGCATGGTGCTGCAGGACCTGGACGGTTCGCAGGTCCTCGCCAGCGCCGGCTACAACGCCGGTCCGCGTCGCTCCATCCGCTGGCGCGCGACGCTGACCCATCCAGTCGAAGGCGCGATCTTCGCGGAGACCATACCCTTCACCGAAACGCGTACCTACGTAAAGAACGTCATGGCCAACGCCACGTATTACGCGGCGATGTTCACCGGCCAGCCGCAATCGCTCAAGCAGCGGCTGGGGCAGATCGCGCCGCAGCCGCCGGAACGGACGGACCTGCCGTGA
- a CDS encoding 5-formyltetrahydrofolate cyclo-ligase: MITKNTLKDNAVPLRKRLREARASLNDAQRQRGGLLMRGRLFTWVALARDAARKAGRPELSAIAAYWPLQDEPDLRPLLSQWVEEGITVALPAVRAPGQPLEFRPWTPDAPMQEGAYGIPEPLAGPTVTPGLILVPTLGYTAQADRVGYGGGYYDRTLAALKDAGHAFTAIGVAWTVGRLEDTHVPEPHDVRLDAILTPDGWVPKAP, translated from the coding sequence ATGATCACGAAAAATACGCTGAAGGATAACGCAGTACCGCTGCGCAAGCGATTGCGGGAGGCCCGTGCATCGTTGAACGATGCGCAGCGCCAACGCGGCGGCCTGCTCATGCGTGGCCGGCTGTTTACCTGGGTGGCGCTTGCGCGCGATGCCGCGCGCAAGGCCGGCCGCCCGGAACTGTCCGCCATCGCGGCGTACTGGCCGCTGCAGGACGAGCCGGATCTGCGGCCGCTGCTCAGCCAGTGGGTGGAAGAGGGAATCACCGTGGCGCTGCCCGCCGTGCGGGCCCCCGGCCAGCCGCTGGAGTTCCGCCCCTGGACGCCGGACGCGCCCATGCAGGAAGGCGCCTACGGCATCCCGGAGCCGCTGGCCGGCCCCACCGTGACGCCGGGGCTTATCCTGGTCCCCACGCTGGGCTACACCGCCCAGGCCGACCGAGTCGGCTATGGCGGCGGCTACTACGACCGTACGCTGGCGGCGCTGAAGGACGCGGGACACGCGTTCACCGCGATCGGCGTCGCCTGGACGGTCGGGCGCCTGGAGGACACGCATGTTCCCGAGCCGCACGACGTGCGGCTGGACGCCATCCTCACACCGGACGGCTGGGTGCCCAAGGCGCCCTGA
- a CDS encoding proteasome-type protease encodes MTYCVAAHLHAGLVFLADSRTNAGVDQISVFRKLNVFERPGERVMVLMTSGNLAISQSVVNTLSMHDSADPGSIWSAPNMFEATRIVGDAIREVHRRDARALHEQGVEFNITLIFGGQIGRERCRLFQVYAAGNFIEAHAECPYFQIGEAKYGKPILDRVLEPDTSLDEAAKCALISMDSTLRSNISVGLPLDLLVYETDALRVTRFANIDENNAYFQMIRNRWGEKLRQVFAEIDAPVWTNPCSPDTLVPPGRTHQPVRVRPGSTEPTDVVPAQALAEGRDTSQQE; translated from the coding sequence ATGACTTATTGCGTCGCGGCCCATTTGCACGCCGGCTTGGTGTTCCTGGCGGATTCACGCACCAACGCGGGCGTGGATCAGATCAGCGTATTCCGCAAACTGAACGTGTTCGAGCGTCCGGGCGAACGGGTCATGGTGCTGATGACCTCCGGCAACCTCGCAATCAGCCAGTCCGTCGTGAACACGCTGTCGATGCACGACAGCGCCGACCCGGGCTCGATCTGGAGCGCGCCGAATATGTTCGAGGCCACGCGCATCGTAGGGGACGCCATACGGGAAGTGCATCGCCGCGATGCCCGCGCCCTGCACGAACAAGGCGTGGAATTCAATATCACGCTGATCTTCGGCGGCCAGATCGGCCGCGAGCGCTGCCGCCTGTTCCAGGTCTACGCGGCCGGCAACTTCATCGAGGCGCACGCCGAATGCCCTTATTTCCAGATCGGCGAAGCCAAGTACGGCAAGCCCATCCTGGATCGGGTGCTGGAGCCCGACACGTCGCTGGACGAAGCGGCCAAGTGCGCACTGATTTCCATGGACTCCACCCTGCGTTCGAATATCTCGGTGGGGCTGCCGCTGGACCTGCTCGTCTACGAAACCGACGCCTTGCGGGTGACCCGCTTCGCGAACATCGACGAGAACAACGCCTACTTCCAGATGATCCGCAATCGCTGGGGTGAAAAGCTGCGCCAGGTATTCGCGGAAATCGATGCCCCGGTCTGGACCAACCCCTGCTCGCCGGACACCCTGGTGCCTCCCGGGCGCACGCACCAACCCGTGCGGGTGCGGCCCGGCAGCACCGAGCCGACGGATGTCGTGCCGGCGCAGGCGCTGGCCGAGGGACGCGATACGTCGCAGCAGGAATGA
- a CDS encoding CDP-diacylglycerol diphosphatase: MAAPLAWALPLALGGALAMAAAVAEESEPGAASRPVPGPGWAVMDRRGVLWTVVRQCVANAPARGAQGGGPPDGTDEVSRPNACARVDPQAGYVVLKDHSPAKPYAFLLLPTDRVTGIEDSRLWVTGGTNYWRAAYANWRYVEKVLKRPLRRTQVGFAANSIYGRTQDQLHIHISCIRPDVAATLADHIGTLSDRHWTWLPPMAGKSYRYRALLTDDAALARTDPVRLLAGDVYPRGSMLPHTLFMAPVTLPDGRQGFAFLDSEADQDVRQGHGTAAGNHGASEELLDDSCAIGRGGVAARSGR; the protein is encoded by the coding sequence GTGGCCGCGCCGCTGGCATGGGCGCTGCCGCTGGCGCTGGGCGGGGCGCTGGCCATGGCGGCCGCCGTGGCGGAAGAATCCGAGCCGGGCGCCGCCTCGCGTCCCGTGCCGGGCCCGGGCTGGGCCGTCATGGACCGGCGCGGCGTCCTGTGGACGGTGGTCCGCCAGTGCGTGGCGAACGCGCCGGCCCGGGGCGCCCAGGGCGGCGGTCCGCCAGACGGAACCGATGAAGTATCGCGGCCCAACGCGTGCGCGCGCGTGGATCCGCAAGCGGGCTATGTCGTCCTGAAGGACCACAGCCCGGCCAAGCCGTACGCCTTCCTGCTGTTGCCCACCGACCGGGTGACGGGTATCGAGGACTCCCGGCTGTGGGTGACCGGCGGCACCAACTATTGGCGTGCCGCCTACGCGAACTGGCGGTACGTCGAAAAGGTGCTGAAGCGACCGCTGCGCCGCACCCAGGTCGGTTTCGCGGCCAATTCCATCTACGGCCGCACCCAGGACCAGTTGCATATCCACATCAGCTGCATCCGGCCCGACGTGGCCGCCACGCTGGCCGACCATATCGGCACGCTGAGCGACAGGCACTGGACCTGGCTCCCGCCGATGGCGGGCAAGTCGTACCGCTATCGAGCCCTGTTGACGGACGACGCCGCGCTGGCGCGCACGGATCCGGTTCGCCTGCTGGCGGGCGACGTGTATCCGCGCGGGTCCATGCTGCCGCACACGCTGTTCATGGCGCCCGTGACCCTGCCGGACGGCCGGCAGGGTTTTGCGTTCCTGGATAGCGAAGCGGATCAGGACGTCCGGCAGGGGCACGGTACGGCTGCCGGCAACCACGGCGCGTCCGAAGAACTGCTGGACGATAGTTGCGCCATCGGGCGAGGCGGCGTGGCCGCGCGGTCGGGAAGGTAG
- the metF gene encoding methylenetetrahydrofolate reductase [NAD(P)H], with the protein MTDTTTPAYSLEFFPPRDIAAQERLLRAAKQMLAIHPRYVSVTFGAGGSTREGTAGTVRMLRNLGVDAAPHLSCVGATREDLRAILASYRDEGVRQVVALRGDMPSGMGGDAGELKYARDLVAFIRQETGDWFHIEVAAYPEMHPQADNPSSDLDHFVDKVRAGANSAITQYFFNPDAYFDFVERAAAKGVSVPVVPGIMPITNHTQLARFSQMCGAEIPRWIRLRLAEFGDDKASIRAFGVDVVTDLCRKLLDGGAPGLHFYTLNSAEAPMAIWKNLTST; encoded by the coding sequence ATGACCGATACCACTACGCCGGCCTACAGCCTGGAATTTTTCCCGCCGCGCGATATCGCCGCGCAGGAACGCCTGCTGCGGGCGGCCAAGCAGATGCTGGCCATCCACCCGCGCTATGTCAGCGTGACCTTCGGCGCGGGCGGCTCCACCCGCGAGGGCACCGCCGGCACCGTGCGCATGCTGCGCAATCTGGGCGTGGACGCGGCCCCGCACCTTTCCTGCGTCGGCGCCACGCGCGAGGACCTGCGCGCCATCCTGGCGTCCTATCGCGACGAAGGGGTGCGCCAGGTGGTCGCCCTGCGCGGCGACATGCCGTCGGGCATGGGCGGCGATGCCGGCGAATTGAAATACGCGCGCGACCTCGTGGCCTTCATCCGCCAGGAAACCGGCGACTGGTTCCACATCGAGGTCGCCGCTTATCCCGAAATGCATCCGCAGGCGGACAACCCGTCCAGCGATCTTGATCATTTCGTGGACAAAGTGCGCGCGGGCGCCAACAGCGCGATCACACAGTATTTCTTCAATCCGGACGCCTATTTCGATTTCGTCGAACGGGCGGCGGCCAAGGGGGTCTCGGTGCCGGTGGTGCCGGGCATCATGCCGATCACCAACCATACCCAGCTGGCGCGGTTTTCGCAGATGTGCGGTGCGGAGATCCCGCGCTGGATTCGCCTGCGCCTGGCCGAATTCGGCGACGACAAGGCATCCATCCGCGCCTTCGGCGTCGACGTGGTCACCGACCTGTGCCGCAAGCTGCTGGATGGCGGCGCACCTGGCCTGCACTTCTACACGCTGAACAGCGCGGAAGCCCCGATGGCGATCTGGAAGAACCTGACCAGCACGTGA
- a CDS encoding phage holin family protein, translated as MTLILVWILNAVALLVVAYLLPGIAVASFGSALIAALVLGLLNMLVKPVLVLLTLPITIVTLGLFLIVLNALLFWFAGSILKGFQVNGFWWAVIGAILYSIISGLLSTLLVS; from the coding sequence ATGACCTTGATCCTCGTCTGGATCCTGAACGCGGTGGCCCTGCTGGTGGTCGCGTATCTGCTGCCCGGGATTGCCGTGGCCAGCTTTGGGTCGGCGTTGATCGCCGCGCTGGTGCTGGGCTTGTTGAACATGCTGGTCAAGCCGGTGCTCGTTCTGCTGACGCTGCCGATCACCATCGTCACGCTGGGTCTGTTCCTGATCGTCCTGAACGCGCTGTTGTTCTGGTTCGCCGGGTCCATCCTGAAAGGCTTCCAGGTCAACGGCTTCTGGTGGGCGGTGATCGGTGCGATCTTGTACAGCATCATCTCCGGCCTGCTCTCCACGCTGCTCGTCTCATGA